TTTTTTGAGCCTGCTAAAAGCGAGCCAGTAGATGCTGCAAAAGCCGCAGCTGCTCCTCATGCACTAAAGGGCGAATTTAGCGCAGAAGAGATGAGAAACATCGGCCTTATCATGGACGTAAGGCTACCAATGCGCGTTCGTATCGGCTCAAAAAGGATGCTCTTAAAAGATGTGCTCACTATGGATATAGGCTCAGTCATCGAGCTAAATCAACTTGCAAACGACCCGCTTGAAATTTTGATAGGAGATAAGGTGATAGCCCTTGGCGAAGTGGTTATAATAGACGGTAACTTTGGCATCCAGATCACGCAGATAGGCTCAAAACGCGAGAGGCTTCAGCAGTTAAAATAATGAATGAATTAGTAAATGATCTCTTAAAATTTCCAAGCGTTTTAAAGTATAAAAACAAAAATGTAACCTTCTTTGGCTCGGCTAGATTTGATGAAGAAAATTTCTACTGCAAAAAGGCATACGAGCTAGCTTACAAGCTAAATGAGCTAGGTTTTGCTATCTTAACTGGCGGAGGAGATGGCATAATGAGAGCTGCAAATAAGGGCGCATTTGACAGCGCAAAGTCCCCTAGTGTTGCACTAAACGTGAGGCTTCCATTTGAGCAGCAAACAAATCCATACGTCACCGCAAAATATCTCTTTTCAAATTTAAGCCCAAGAAAATTTGCCCTAACTGACAGCTCTATCGCATTTGTCGTCTTTCCTGGCGGCTTTGGCACACTTGATGAGCTATTTGAAATTTTGGTGCTAGCTCATGTTGGCAGCAAAAAAGTGAAAATTTTTCTTTATGGATGCGAGTTTTGGCAAGGGCTTGATGAGTTTATACGAAAGACGCTGATCCCTCAAAAAACGATAAACGAAGAAGATCTAAATTTATATAAAATCACCGATGATCTAGAGCTTATCGTAAGCGAAATTTTGGCTATTTAAAAATAAGATATAAAATATCGCCTTTAAATTTAAAAAAGGTAAAAATATGAAAATAATGGTTGCAATGAGCGGCGGCGTAGATAGCACGATGACGGCTAAATTTCTGCAAGAGGCTGGGCATGAGGTGCAAGGCTGCTACATGATGCTTCATCAAAAGCCAGGATACCACGAAGAAAACATCAGAAAAGTCAAAAAAGTGGGCGAATACCTTGGCATCAAAGTGCATATCCTCGATCTGCAGGATAAATTTAACGAATATGTCTATGATCCATTTGTCAGGCTCTATAAAGAGGGTAAAACGCCCAATCCTTGCGCCTTGTGTAATAAATTTATAAAGCTTGGAGCGCTACTTGACTTTGCAAAGGCAAATGGCTGCGAGAAGCTTGCTACTGGGCATTACGTGCAGGTGGTTGATGGCTTTATAACCTGCGCCAAGGATCCTAGCAAGGATCAAAGCTACTTTTTAGCTCAGGTGCCAAAAGAGGTGCTAAAAGATGTCATTTTCCCACTTGGAGACAAATTTAAAAAAGACATAAAAGAGCTAGCAAGAGGCGTAAAAGTGCTTGAAGAGTTCGCTACGCAGGCAGAAAGCAGTGAAATTTGCTTTGTGGAAAATACCTACATCGAGGTTTTAAACAAGCACTACAACACAAATTTACCAGGCAATGTGGTGGGTAAAGACGGCAATATCATCGGCCGCCATCAAGGCTACATGCACTACACTATCGGCAAACGCCGTGGCTTTGAGGTTTTTGGCGCTCATGAGCCACACTTTGTCATCAAGATAAATGCCGAAAAAAACGAGATCGTTGTCGGCACGAAGGACGACCTTGCTCAAAAGACGGTCGAGCTTGAAAATGTAAATTTATTTATAGATGAAGATAAATTTGAGTGCGAAACCAAGATAAGATATAGAAGCCCTAAACTTGAGGCTTTTGTAGAGGTTGATAAAGCTAGCAAAACCGCAAAGCTAACGCTAAATCAAAACGCACTTGGCGTAGCGCAAGGTCAGCTTTGCGTGATGTATGAGGGTGACCGCGTCATTGCAAGTGGCTTTATAAAGAACTAAGCGCCTCTCTTATCACCTTGACGTGGCTAAATTCTGGCTCTTTGACAGCAGTTAGAAGCGCCACGTTTTTATACTCTTTTTCTAGCTTTTTAAGCTCTTTTAGCCCCTTTTGCTCCTCTTTGCCATTTAGCTCTTGCCTAAATTTTTTGCAAAACTCATCAAACCTAGCCTCTTTATCTTCATGAAACCATGACCTTAGCTCGTTTGACGGAGTGATTGATTTTAGCCAGATAAAGCTAGAAAATATCTCTTTTTTCACGCCCCTAGGATAAAGTCTATCGATAAAGACACCTTTAAATTTCTCGTCGTCGCTTTTAATAAAGTCGTAAATTCTACATATCTTAAACATGTTTGTTATCTTAGTCCTCATAAATTTACAAATGTAAAATGGTTTAAAAATTTGGTGTAAATTTTGGCTTTTGGAGTAGAAAATTTGACTAAAAATAGTTGGTAAATAAATTTAAATTTAAAGCTCATTTTGATAAAATCACAACATAAAAATTACTAAAAAAGGTTACTATTATGAGAGGCTATAAAATTTTCTCAGGCACCGCAAACATCGAGCTTTCGAAGAAAATTTCGCAATATTTGTCGCTTCCACTCAGTGAAGCTAGCATTAAAAGATTTAGCGATGGTGAGATCAGCGTGCAGATCGGCGAAAGCGTGCGTGGGAAAGATGTTTTTGTCATCCAGCCAACATGTGCCCCAGCAAATATAAATTTAATGGAGCTTCTTATCTTAACTGACGCTTTAAAACGCAGTAGCGCAAGCTCTATAACAGCGATTGTGCCGTATTTTGGCTATGCTAGACAAGACAGAAAAGCAGCTCCTAGAGTGCCTATCACTGCAAAGCTAGTGGCAAATATGATGCAAACAGCAGGCATCGACAGGGTCGTTACTATGGACCTTCACGCAGGACAAATTCAAGGATTTTTCGACATCCCAGTAGATAACCTTTATGGTAGTATCGTTTTTAACGACTATGTAAAAGCTAAAAATTTACCAAACCCAGTCGTCGCAAGCCCAGATGTAGGAGGCGTGGCTCGTGCTAGAGCCTTGGCGAAAAATCTAAATTTATTAGATATGGTCATCGTTGATAAACGCCGCGAGAAAGCAAACGAGAGCGAAGTGATGAACGTGATTGGCGACGTAAAGGGCAAAGATGTGATCTTGGTCGATGATATGATCGACACCGCTGGCACCATAGTAAAAGCAGCTGAGATTTTCAAAGAGCGTGGCGCAACTAGCGTAATGGCGTTTTGCACGCACCCAGTGCTTAGCGGACCAGCCTATGATAGGCTAAAACTTGGCTTTTTAGACGAGCTAGTGGTGACTGATACGATCCCATTAAAAGAAGAACTCCCTTGTATAAAAGTGCTAAGCACAGCTTCACTCTTTGGCGAAGTGATACGCCGTGTTTATCACAATGAAAGCGTAAATAGCTTGTTTTAGTAACCATTGCAGGCTGGATCTCTAGCCTACTAAATTTATCCG
This genomic stretch from Campylobacter concisus harbors:
- the mnmA gene encoding tRNA 2-thiouridine(34) synthase MnmA; the protein is MAFKFKKGKNMKIMVAMSGGVDSTMTAKFLQEAGHEVQGCYMMLHQKPGYHEENIRKVKKVGEYLGIKVHILDLQDKFNEYVYDPFVRLYKEGKTPNPCALCNKFIKLGALLDFAKANGCEKLATGHYVQVVDGFITCAKDPSKDQSYFLAQVPKEVLKDVIFPLGDKFKKDIKELARGVKVLEEFATQAESSEICFVENTYIEVLNKHYNTNLPGNVVGKDGNIIGRHQGYMHYTIGKRRGFEVFGAHEPHFVIKINAEKNEIVVGTKDDLAQKTVELENVNLFIDEDKFECETKIRYRSPKLEAFVEVDKASKTAKLTLNQNALGVAQGQLCVMYEGDRVIASGFIKN
- a CDS encoding TIGR00730 family Rossman fold protein; translated protein: MNELVNDLLKFPSVLKYKNKNVTFFGSARFDEENFYCKKAYELAYKLNELGFAILTGGGDGIMRAANKGAFDSAKSPSVALNVRLPFEQQTNPYVTAKYLFSNLSPRKFALTDSSIAFVVFPGGFGTLDELFEILVLAHVGSKKVKIFLYGCEFWQGLDEFIRKTLIPQKTINEEDLNLYKITDDLELIVSEILAI
- a CDS encoding ribose-phosphate pyrophosphokinase, whose translation is MRGYKIFSGTANIELSKKISQYLSLPLSEASIKRFSDGEISVQIGESVRGKDVFVIQPTCAPANINLMELLILTDALKRSSASSITAIVPYFGYARQDRKAAPRVPITAKLVANMMQTAGIDRVVTMDLHAGQIQGFFDIPVDNLYGSIVFNDYVKAKNLPNPVVASPDVGGVARARALAKNLNLLDMVIVDKRREKANESEVMNVIGDVKGKDVILVDDMIDTAGTIVKAAEIFKERGATSVMAFCTHPVLSGPAYDRLKLGFLDELVVTDTIPLKEELPCIKVLSTASLFGEVIRRVYHNESVNSLF
- a CDS encoding DUF488 domain-containing protein, with the protein product MFKICRIYDFIKSDDEKFKGVFIDRLYPRGVKKEIFSSFIWLKSITPSNELRSWFHEDKEARFDEFCKKFRQELNGKEEQKGLKELKKLEKEYKNVALLTAVKEPEFSHVKVIREALSSL